The nucleotide window ACTATCAACAAAGACTTATCTTTTGTTTGGGCGTTCCAAGTCTCGTCTTATAGCTTAAGTGTATGCATTTTTCTCGTCCATCGATctttgatatattattattaataacaaTAGCAAGGTCTtatgaaaagattaaaaaatgttattaacCATTATTTTGGATctcaattaaataataaattaataactctgGAATTAAAATGTACAAAATGATCAAACCTAAGCTGTCATTAACATTTCGTACCTTTAAACTAATATCATCTTGAGATCATTGTAGTTTCCTAACGTGGTCGAAACTACTAGGTAAGTtcctttgatccataaaaatagttgtataatttaatttatgttgAATGGTCACGAGTTTAACATTATAAATACGTTACTGCATATAATAATCCAACTATTGTGTGTTAATGTAAAATTCACCTTATATGTAAATGTTATTTTATGCTTTCACAATTATTTTGGATCTCAATTATGtatctatctatcttattaaaactcaagtacaaaattggagtgtttggagacttgaatagaaCTActaaaaaatttggagtgtttggaaacatggattacagtcttttaaaaaaaaaaatatttttgtttgaaaacaaggatagtagtattaagaaaaaaagtaatgggcttatgtttttaaaaaaaattgaaagttatctaggccacttttaaaatataccaaaatgggtcaatctaattgcctaaatttttttttctaaactaaccataaaacaaaatttaaactttatatacatatttcaaatcaaaataataattcaaatttgatttatatcaaaaattgattcaaaaatatacatatattcaaaaatggatttttactaaactatttttcaataaccattataaaaaatattgtcaatatatataagaaaaatataatacaaagcccaatttgaaataccaactcaaattatggtttttatatttcatattaagtcttaaaaatataatatatgtaattatttatatgatggtatgtataaaatactattaattatatgattacttatatgatggtacatataaaatatgattaattatatgatgataaaatacgatatataataatgactagggatgggcttttgggtacccatacgggtttggttctgatcggtttatatttcgggttttcggggtcaaagatttcagccttattagaatgtttctaaattttggtttgagttcgatttggatctttgcgggtttggtttgggtttggataactaatttaaattatttttaaagtcttaaatcattatatattttaaatttctcaaaatgtataaataaaataatatattacatataaatttgaataacatatgtcataatacttaagtttaacatatcaattggcttgatttaaaattttggatacggaattaataattattttaagtatttttggtgatttgagtatactttaactatttcagatatttatttttgactatctatatatattttcaagtatttaaactaatttaaaagtatcatttttgatgttttatatacgttaaatctaaaaataattaatatatataagtatataaatctatttttagataaattcggatacccaaatacttcggttcggatcaaattcggttctctaaataacaaaattttgaataattagaatatttaatcaatttatgttcgggtttggtactatatttttggatcggtatcggttatattcctcggattcattttttcaaatcctaataattacatgaaaaacaaatattaacatattttcaaaatatacatccgcgcgcctgcgcgggtcaaagtCTAGTTTCATAATTAAACCGGAAGGTGGAAAACCAAATTGTGTTTCATTTGCGTATTATAGTTTCCCACTTTGTTGCTACCTATAAATAGTTTCCGTCTAGTTAGTAGTTAGCATCCATTTCACGATCCTCATTTCCCGGATCTCTACAACTCCGACCCGACCCATTTACGCGACCCAAACCGGGTCAACCAGAACAATGGATAAGCCTAGCTTCGTAATCTCACCAGAAGAAGCTGAATCCGCCGCGAACCAACTCGGCGTCTCCGTCCTCCAGCTCCTCCCTTCGCTGGTCAACCCTGCGAAATCCTTCGCTCGCCCACCGATCTCAAAATTCCACGTCGGAGCCGTCGGACTCGGATCATCGGGTCGGATCTTCTTAGGAGTCAACGTCGAGTTCCCAGGCCTCCCTCTCCACCACTCGATCCACGCCGAGCAGTTCCTCGTAACCAATCTCACACTCAACGGCGAGCGACATCTCCGAAACTTCGCCGTCTCCGCCGCGCCGTGCGGACATTGCCGTCAGTTCCTCCAAGAGATCCGCGACGCGTCGGAGATCAGACTCGTAATCACCGATCCGAACGCCACCGCGGATCCCGACGCCGATTCCGACGGATTCCTCCGCCTCGGGAGCATCTTGCCGCACAGATTCGGTCCGGAGGATCTTCTCGAGAAAGACTTCCCTCTCATCCTCGAGCATCACGATAACAACCTCACGATCTCGGATCTCGATCCGATCTCCAACGGAAACACCGTGGAATTGAAACGTACGGCTCTAGCGGCGGCGAACAGATCGTACGCGCCGTATAGTTTGTGTCCCTCGGGAGTTGCGCTTGTGGATTGCGAGGGGAAAGTGTACAGAGGATGGTATATGGAATCGGCGGCGTATAATCCTAGCTTGGGACCAGTACAGGCGGCGTTGGTGGATTACATTGCTAACGGAGGCGGAGGTTACGAGAGAATCGTCGGAGCTGTGGTTGTGGAGAAAGAAGACGCGGTGGTGCGGCAAGAGCACACGGCGAGGTTGCTGATACAGATGATATCGCCGAAATGCGATTTCAGCGTCTACCATTGCCATTGACCTTTGAGATAACATAtcaccaaaagaaaaataaaataaaaaacgaataataaataataaaatggaCTTTAAATTCGtaacccaaaacaaacaaaaaatagttaaTTATTGAAACTTAAAAGTTGAAAGCGATGCCTCTGCTCTGAATGATGAATGGATTGGTGATGATGAGACGTAAGAGAATTAATATAAGAAGACTCTTTTATCTTATTTGTATTATGTATAAACTATtctaataaattattatgttcGTCTGTacttttaaaactatatttgaTTAATCATcttttaaattgttttcttcattcaaaataataataaatgttttaaaaatgtagaaaagaggaaaagagtcTTTCTAccaatatattttcaattttctttGGAAAAACTCTTTATAGgagtattttttcttttattagcatatctattttaaactcaatacataaataaattgtttaataataattttgagaGATTCATTTTAAGAAAATCTCTAATAATAATGTTATATCCCTCTCTAAAGTTTAATGTCAGCTATTACATCACAAAAGCAGGAAT belongs to Brassica rapa cultivar Chiifu-401-42 chromosome A07, CAAS_Brap_v3.01, whole genome shotgun sequence and includes:
- the LOC103828293 gene encoding cytidine deaminase 1, with product MDKPSFVISPEEAESAANQLGVSVLQLLPSLVNPAKSFARPPISKFHVGAVGLGSSGRIFLGVNVEFPGLPLHHSIHAEQFLVTNLTLNGERHLRNFAVSAAPCGHCRQFLQEIRDASEIRLVITDPNATADPDADSDGFLRLGSILPHRFGPEDLLEKDFPLILEHHDNNLTISDLDPISNGNTVELKRTALAAANRSYAPYSLCPSGVALVDCEGKVYRGWYMESAAYNPSLGPVQAALVDYIANGGGGYERIVGAVVVEKEDAVVRQEHTARLLIQMISPKCDFSVYHCH